GTGATCACCGCTTTCTTCGTATCCGCCCGGAGTAACTTTGGATTCAGCACTTATTTGAGACACGCCTAAATTCACAAGTTCATCACGCATTTGAGCGGTTTCTCTTGTTGACATTATTATTCCAGTATAAGGAACCGAAAGTCTCAACACTGCGACAAGTTTTTTAAAATCTTCGTCGCTTGGCGGATATTCGCCGTGTCCAGCATATCCAGTTCCGGGCGATGGTTCTATGCGCGGTATGGAAATAGTGTGAGGTCCTACGCCGAACTTTTTCTCAAGATGCTCTATATGCATTAACATTGCAAGAGCTTCAAAACGGTAATCATAAAGGCCTAAAAGCGGTCCTATGCCTACATCATCAATACCGGCTTCAAATGCTCTATCTACAGCATCAAGACGGTTGTCGGGGTCAGTTTTCGCGCCGGTCAAATGCAGTTTTCTATACGTGGCATCATGATAAGTTTCCTGAAAAATCTGATAAGTGCCTATTGCAGCAGATTTTAATTTTTTGAATTGTTCCACGCTTAAAGGTGCGACATTTACATTGACTCTTTTTATTTTGCTTCCATTGTATTGAGCAGAATAAATAGCTTTCACGGCGTCAACATAATATTGAATGTTGTCATCGGAAGACGACATTTCCGCGGCAACCATCAAAATGCGCTTATGCCCTCTTTTTAATAGAATTTCCGTCTGCTCTTTAATTTGAGCAGGAGTCAATTTTTTGCGAACTGAGACTTTATTATTTGAGGCAAACCCGCAATACGCACAGGAATTAGCACAAATGTTACTGATGTAAAGCGGAACAAATAACACGACCCTTTTTCCATAAATGGTGTCTTTTACGTAAGCTGCGCAGCCATAAATTTTTTTTATCGACTTTTCATCTGTAACAGATAAAAGTTTTGCCGACTCTTCAAGTGATAGTCTTTTTAACTGTTTTGTCTTTTCAAGGATTTGGTCAATCTCTGTTTCAGCAGCTTTTATATTAAGCAAAGAATTTATCTTTGCTTCATCTATGTGTTTCAATTTACTTGCCTTCTTTTTTCCTATATTCCTTAATTATGTCAACGACCTTTTTAGGAGTCAAATCTCCGTGTATTTTTCCGTTTATCATAATAACAGGAGCGAGACCGCATGCTCCCAGACATCTTGCTTCCTGTAACGTAAACATCATATCTTTTGTGGTTTCGCCTTCTTTAATATGAAGTTCTTCTTTAAGTGCTTCCACGATTTCTCCTGCGCCTTTAACGTAACATGCCGTTCCAAGACAAACCAAAATCGTATATTTTCCACGCGGAGTCAAATTGAAATAATGATAAAAAGTGGCCACACCCCATATATTTGCCGTCGGAATATTCATCGATTTAGAAATAAATTCCATAGTCTCTCTAGCCAAATACCCGTATAATTCCTGCGCTTTATGCAAAACGGCTATAAGATACGAAGAAGGATTTTCTTTCCGGGCATATTCACTTATAAAAACTTCCAACTCTTTGCGTTTTGCATCAGTCATTTAATTTGTCCCCTAGGTATTATCCCTTCAGGAGTATGCGGTTTATAATGTGTATGCAAAAGTTTATGGGCTTTCTGACTTAAAGGTTTTCCGAGAAATTCGTCATAAAGCTTTTTAATGTCCGGATTTTCATGGCTTTTTCTTATCATTTTTCCTTTATCGGAATCATAGAGAGCCTGCGCTCTGAGTTTTAGCAAACTTACGTCAAACGGTTCTGAGCCAAGTCCTGCATAAGGCTGTCCGCCGCCGCCTATACAGCCTCCCGGACATGCCATGATTTCTATAAAATGGTATTTGTTTTTATCTTTTCTTACTTTGTTTAACAATTTTGCTGCATTGCCAAGCCCGTGCGCTACTGCAAAACGCACTTCAGTTCCTCCGACGTCTATTTTTCCTTCTTTTATACCTTGATTTCCTCTTGCGGCAAGAATATCTATATCGCCGAGAGTTTTACCTGTGGCAAACTCGTAAGCCGTTCTTAAAGCGGCTTCCATAACTCCACCGGTTGCGCCGAAAATAGTTCCTGCTCCCGAAGACATGCCTAAAGGAGAATCAAATTCTTCTCCTTTAAGGTCTGGCAGATTTATTCCGGCGGATTTTAACATCCAGCCAAGCTCTCTGGTAGTTAACGCATTGTCAGTCATCTGCATTCCATCGACAAGCAGTTCAGGTCTGTGCGCTTCATATTTTTTTGCCACGCAGCACATAAAAGCAGTGCTTATTATATCTTTTGGATCTGCGCCGATTTTTTTGGCAAAATAGGTTTTGATTATAGAACTCATCATAGACATCGGGGAACGGCATGTGGAAACATTCGCAATCAAATCAGGATAAAACTGTTCCATAGCTTTCATCCACGCACTTGAACATGAAGTTATCATCGGAAGTTCTCCATTACCTTTAAGCCTTTCCAAAAATTCACTAGCCTCTTCCATAATGGTCAAATCTGCGGCAAACTGAGTGTCAAACACATAATCAAACCCGAGCTTTCTCAAAGCGGCAGCCGTTTCTTTTTCCCAGTTTTTACCCGGTTTTATTCCAAAATATTCACCTATCGCCGCTCTGACGGAAGGGGCAATCTGCACGACTTTGATTTTCGATTTATTGTTTAAGATTTCAAATGTTTCCTTTATATAATCGTGTTCCATAAGCGTCGCCGTAGGGCAGACGTTTACACATTGTCCGCAGGTCGAACACACGCTGTCTTTGAAAGACATGTCAAATGCCGGCGAAATGTGCGTATTTATTCCTCTATTAGTAAAATCTATGGCATTGATATTTTGTATTTCCGAGCAGACTCTCACGCATCTTCCACATAAAATGCATTTTTCTTGATTATTTGTTATACATGGAGACGCCTCATCTTTTTTATAACTTTTTCTTTCGCCTTCAAAAGCCCTTTCTTCTACACCTACGACACGTGCAAGATTTTGCAGTTCGCATATTCCGTTTCTTTTACATATATTGCAGTCTTGCGGATGATTGTCTAAAATGAGTTCGACTATTTCTTTTCTGGCTTTTCTGACGGCTTCGGTATTGGTATGAATTTTCATTCCCTCTCTGATGGGAAAAGTGCATGAAGCCACAAAATTTTTTATTCCTTCTACTTCAACTATGCAGACACGGCAACCGCCGAAAAGAGAAAGTTTTGGGTGATAACAAAGCCTTGGAATTTTATAGCCCGCCATAGTGGCGGCCTGCATAATTGTTATATT
This DNA window, taken from Candidatus Endomicrobium procryptotermitis, encodes the following:
- the hydG gene encoding [FeFe] hydrogenase H-cluster radical SAM maturase HydG, with product MKHIDEAKINSLLNIKAAETEIDQILEKTKQLKRLSLEESAKLLSVTDEKSIKKIYGCAAYVKDTIYGKRVVLFVPLYISNICANSCAYCGFASNNKVSVRKKLTPAQIKEQTEILLKRGHKRILMVAAEMSSSDDNIQYYVDAVKAIYSAQYNGSKIKRVNVNVAPLSVEQFKKLKSAAIGTYQIFQETYHDATYRKLHLTGAKTDPDNRLDAVDRAFEAGIDDVGIGPLLGLYDYRFEALAMLMHIEHLEKKFGVGPHTISIPRIEPSPGTGYAGHGEYPPSDEDFKKLVAVLRLSVPYTGIIMSTRETAQMRDELVNLGVSQISAESKVTPGGYEESGDHNKHLDRQFSLNDQRSLDEIVHSLISQGFVPSFCAACYRKDRTGEHFMDLAKPGEIKHICDFNALITLKEYLEDFAKLEVKEKGYELIEQYKKNLDGKRLKLLEEIFKNIDNGERDEYV
- the nuoE gene encoding NADH-quinone oxidoreductase subunit NuoE, with the translated sequence MTDAKRKELEVFISEYARKENPSSYLIAVLHKAQELYGYLARETMEFISKSMNIPTANIWGVATFYHYFNLTPRGKYTILVCLGTACYVKGAGEIVEALKEELHIKEGETTKDMMFTLQEARCLGACGLAPVIMINGKIHGDLTPKKVVDIIKEYRKKEGK
- a CDS encoding [FeFe] hydrogenase, group A gives rise to the protein MIKVYINGRAYDVVENITIMQAATMAGYKIPRLCYHPKLSLFGGCRVCIVEVEGIKNFVASCTFPIREGMKIHTNTEAVRKARKEIVELILDNHPQDCNICKRNGICELQNLARVVGVEERAFEGERKSYKKDEASPCITNNQEKCILCGRCVRVCSEIQNINAIDFTNRGINTHISPAFDMSFKDSVCSTCGQCVNVCPTATLMEHDYIKETFEILNNKSKIKVVQIAPSVRAAIGEYFGIKPGKNWEKETAAALRKLGFDYVFDTQFAADLTIMEEASEFLERLKGNGELPMITSCSSAWMKAMEQFYPDLIANVSTCRSPMSMMSSIIKTYFAKKIGADPKDIISTAFMCCVAKKYEAHRPELLVDGMQMTDNALTTRELGWMLKSAGINLPDLKGEEFDSPLGMSSGAGTIFGATGGVMEAALRTAYEFATGKTLGDIDILAARGNQGIKEGKIDVGGTEVRFAVAHGLGNAAKLLNKVRKDKNKYHFIEIMACPGGCIGGGGQPYAGLGSEPFDVSLLKLRAQALYDSDKGKMIRKSHENPDIKKLYDEFLGKPLSQKAHKLLHTHYKPHTPEGIIPRGQIK